The following are encoded together in the Glycine max cultivar Williams 82 chromosome 8, Glycine_max_v4.0, whole genome shotgun sequence genome:
- the LOC547694 gene encoding seed linoleate 9S-lipoxygenase-3 — protein sequence MYSGVKGLFNRSQKVKGTVVLMRKNVLDINSITSVRGLIGTGINIIGSTIDGLTSFLGRSVCLQLISATKADGNGNGVVGKKTYLEGIITSIPTLGAGQSAFTIHFEWDADMGIPGAFLIKNYMQVELFLVSLTLEDIPNQGSMHFVCNSWVYNSKVYEKDRIFFASETYVPSETPGPLVTYREAELQALRGNGTGKRKEWDRVYDYDVYNDLGNPDSGENFARPVLGGSLTHPYPRRGRTGRKPTKKDPNSEKPGEAYIPRDENFGHLKSSDFLTYGLKSLTRSFLPALKTVFDINFTPNEFDSFEEVRALCEGGIKLPTDILSKISPLPVLKEIFRTDGESVLKFSVPDLIKVSKSAWMTDEEFAREMIAGVNPCVIRRLQEFPPQSKLDPSVYGDQTSKMTIDHLEINLEGLTVDKAIKDQRLFILDHHDTFMPFLRRIDESKSSKAYATRTILFLKDDGTLKPLAIELSLPHPGQQQLGAYSKVILPANQGVESTIWLLAKAHVIVNDSCYHQLISHWLNTHAVIEPFVIATNRNLSILHPIYKLLFPHYRDTMNINALARQSLINADGFIEKTFLGGKYAVEISSSGYKNWVFLDQALPADLIKRGMAIEDSSCPNGLRLVIEDYPYAVDGLEIWDAIKTWVQEYVSLYYATNDAIKKDHELQAWWKEVVEKGHGDLKDKPWWPKMQTLQELIQSCSTIIWIASALHAAVNFGQYPYGGFILNRPTLSRRWIPEEGTPEYDEMTKNPQKAYLRTITPKFQALVDLSVIEILSRHASDEVYLGQRDNPNWTSNPKAIEAFKKFGKKLAEIETKISERNHDPNLRNRTGPAQLPYTVLLPTSETGLTFRGIPNSISI from the exons ATGTATTCAGGGGTGAAAGGGTTGTTCAACAGAAGCCAGAAGGTGAAGGGAACGGTGGTGTTGATGCGTAAGAATGTGCTTGACATCAACAGCATAACGAGTGTGAGAGGGCTTATTGGCACCGGCATCAACATAATTGGCTCAACAATTGATGGTCTTACTTCCTTCTTGGGTCGTTCTGTGTGTCTTCAGTTGATTAGTGCTACCAAGGCTGATG GAAATGGAAATGGGGTAGTTGGAAAGAAGACCTATTTGGAAGGTATTATTACGTCGATACCAACATTGGGAGCAGGCCAATCTGCGTTCACTATTCATTTTGAATGGGACGCAGACATGGGAATTCCTGgagcatttttaataaaaaattatatgcaagTTGAGCTCTTCCTAGTGAGTTTGACTCTTGAAGACATTCCTAATCAAGGAAGCATGCACTTTGTTTGCAACTCATGGGTTTACAATTCTAAAGTTTACGAAAAGGATCGGATTTTCTTTGCCAGTGAG ACATATGTTCCAAGTGAAACACCAGGTCCATTAGTGACATATAGAGAAGCAGAATTGCAGGCTCTAAGAGGAAATGGAACAGGGAAGCGCAAGGAATGGGACAGAGTTTATGATTATGATGTTTACAATGATTTGGGCAATCCTGACAGTGGTGAAAACTTTGCTCGTCCAGTTCTTGGAGGATCTCTCACTCATCCCTACCCTCGTAGGGGAAGAACCGGTAGAAAACCAACAAAGAAAG ATCCCAACAGTGAGAAACCTGGCGAGGCTTATATACCAAGAGATGAAAATTTCGGTCACTTGAAATCATCTGATTTCCTTACTTATGGGCTAAAATCTTTAACTCGAAGCTTCTTGCCTGCACTCAAAACTGTTTTTGATATAAATTTCACACCGAACGAGTTTGATAGCTTCGAAGAAGTGCGTGCACTCTGTGAAGGTGGAATTAAACTGCCTACAGATATACTTAGCAAAATTAGCCCCTTACCTGTGCTCAAGGAAATCTTCCGCACTGATGGTGAAAGTGTCCTAAAGTTTTCAGTACCTGATTTAATTAAAG TTAGTAAATCTGCATGGATGACTGATGAAGAATTTGCAAGAGAGATGATTGCTGGTGTAAACCCTTGTGTGATTCGTCGTCTACAA GAGTTCCCACCACAAAGCAAGCTTGATCCCTCAGTCTATGGTGATCAAACAAGTAAAATGACTATAGATCACTTGGAGATTAACCTTGAAGGGCTCACAGTAGATAAG GCGATTAAGGATCAGAGATTATTCATATTAGATCACCATGACACATTTATGCCATTTTTGAGAAGGATAGATGAATCTAAATCATCAAAGGCTTATGCCACTAGAACAATCCTTTTCTTGAAAGATGATGGGACCTTAAAGCCATTGGCCATCGAATTAAGTTTGCCACATCCAGGTCAACAACAGCTTGGTGCCTATAGTAAAGTCATCTTGCCTGCAAACCAAGGTGTAGAAAGTACAATTTGGCTGTTGGCAAAGGCTCATGTTATTGTGAATGACTCGTGTTATCATCAACTCATAAGCCACTG GTTGAATACTCATGCCGTGATTGAGCCATTTGTCATAGCAACAAACAGGAATCTCAGTATTCTTCACCCTATTTATAAACTTCTATTTCCTCACTATCGTGACACAATGAATATCAATGCACTTGCTCGACAATCACTTATTAATGCTGATGGCTTTATAGAGAAAACCTTTTTGGGTGGAAAGTATGCTGTGGAGATATCTTCGTCAGGTTACAAAAATTGGGTTTTCCTCGACCAAGCATTACCTGCTGATCTCATCAAGAG AGGAATGGCTATTGAGGATTCATCTTGTCCCAACGGCCTTCGTCTTGTGATAGAGGACTACCCTTATGCTGTTGATGGACTAGAAATATGGGATGCTATTAAGACATGGGTACAAGAGTATGTCTCCTTGTACTATGCAACAAATGATGCAATTAAAAAAGACCATGAACTCCAAGCATGGTGGAAAGAAGTTGTTGAGAAGGGACATGGTGACTTGAAAGACAAGCCTTGGTGGCCTAAAATGCAGACTCTTCAAGAGCTTATTCAATCATGTTCTACTATCATATGGATTGCTTCAGCTCTCCATGCAGCTGTTAATTTTGGACAATACCCTTATGGTGGTTTTATCCTAAACCGTCCAACTCTTAGCAGGAGATGGATTCCAGAAGAAGGAACTCCAGAATATGACGAGATGACAAAGAATCCTCAAAAGGCTTATTTGAGAACAATCACGCCAAAGTTTCAGGCTCTTGTTGATCTTTCAGTGATAGAGATATTGTCAAGACATGCTTCTGATGAGGTCTACCTTGGACAGAGGGACAATCCAAATTGGACCTCTAATCCAAAGGCAATAGAAGCCTTTAAAAAGTTTGGAAAAAAGCTAGCAGAGATTGAGACAAAAATCTCAGAAAGAAACCATGATCCAAATCTTAGAAATCGAACCGGGCCGGCTCAATTGCCCTACACTGTGCTTCTTCCTACCAGTGAAACAGGGTTGACTTTTAGAGGAATTCCCAACAGCATCTCTATCTAA
- the LOC102668663 gene encoding zinc-finger homeodomain protein 6 — MSDINPNQPLPMDEVVTYKECWHNHAAARGRVIYDGCLEYLVDQDNLICACCGCHRNFHRKHTIFNGIPETQTLDRVQGMRPKRKKRTTFSSEQRNKLICFAESVGWKPRKDKKNEIQSFCSEMGMTRRMFLIWLSNNRHRAIKKA; from the coding sequence ATGTCTGATATCAACCCCAACCAGCCACTACCAATGGATGAAGTGGTGACCTATAAGGAGTGTTGGCACAACCATGCTGCAGCACGTGGTCGTGTCATCTATGATGGTTGTCTTGAGTATCTTGTTGATCAGGACAATCTCATATGTGCTTGTTGTGGTTGCCACCGCAACTTTCATCGGAAGCACACCATTTTCAACGGCATACCTGAAACTCAAACACTAGATCGAGTGCAGGGGATGAGGCCTAAGAGAAAGAAGAGGACTACTTTCTCGTCAGAGCAAAGGAACAAGCTGATCTGTTTTGCTGAGAGTGTGGGGTGGAAACCTCGAAAGGATAAGAAGAACGAAATCCAAAGCTTTTGCTCCGAGATGGGAATGACCCGTAGGATGTTCCTTATTTGGCTTAGCAACAATCGTCACCGGGCAATCAAGAAAGCTTAG